The following are from one region of the Phycisphaeraceae bacterium genome:
- a CDS encoding Maf-like protein gives MSGLAPLDDLHGLRATREGSLARAALRLASKSPRRADLLRRHGIDFAPIESRLDDSMLAKGAVTPAQWVASLAFLKASGGLDSLRAEDPASVAIVLGADTVVVKDGRVIGQPRDADDAIATVRTLENGEHEVITGVALLTLDGRRLMFTDSASVRVGALGEDRIGPYIASGGWRGKAGAYNLEERLSEGWPIEFKGDPSTIMGLPMTRLAPVLTRMLGQGVTGGDRLSPC, from the coding sequence ATGAGCGGCCTTGCCCCTCTTGACGACCTGCACGGGCTGCGAGCGACTCGCGAGGGGTCGCTCGCCCGGGCGGCGCTTCGTCTGGCGAGCAAGTCTCCCCGGCGCGCCGACCTGCTGCGTCGACACGGGATCGACTTTGCCCCGATCGAATCGCGCCTGGACGACTCGATGCTGGCCAAGGGCGCGGTCACCCCGGCGCAATGGGTCGCGTCGCTGGCGTTCCTGAAGGCGTCGGGCGGGCTTGACTCGCTGCGGGCGGAAGATCCGGCGTCGGTGGCGATCGTGCTGGGCGCCGATACGGTCGTGGTCAAGGACGGTCGCGTGATCGGGCAGCCCCGCGACGCGGACGACGCGATCGCGACCGTGCGCACGCTTGAGAACGGCGAGCACGAGGTCATCACCGGCGTGGCGCTGCTGACGCTCGACGGTCGTCGCCTGATGTTCACCGACAGCGCGTCGGTGCGCGTCGGCGCGCTGGGCGAGGATCGCATCGGCCCCTACATCGCGTCGGGCGGTTGGCGCGGCAAGGCCGGGGCGTACAACCTCGAGGAGCGCCTCAGCGAGGGCTGGCCGATCGAATTCAAGGGCGATCCGTCGACGATCATGGGCCTGCCGATGACGCGCCTCGCGCCGGTCCTGACGCGGATGCTTGGGCAGGGCGTGACCGGGGGCGATCGCCTCTCGCCGTGCTAG
- a CDS encoding 6-carboxytetrahydropterin synthase: MLLLARTVRFAVNDRADSPSGPNGYAGRPPMRGLGRHYELDVVCRGEADPATGYFLDIKAIDEAARRGAIPEIERACRDAPAREASEVVVDAARGLARELPGKFWSVLWRLSPFYSVEMRAEDMTRAILRQRFEFAAAHRLHSASLSEEENRRVFGKCNHPSGHGHNYVVEPAVAVDTREAGRRFRLEDLERITDETVIARFDHKHLNLDTDEFGEGGLNPSVENIARVCFELLSGPIGSAGAELVGVTVWETEKTSATYPG; encoded by the coding sequence GTGCTCCTTCTGGCTCGCACAGTCCGTTTCGCCGTCAACGACCGGGCGGATTCTCCCTCCGGACCCAACGGGTACGCCGGGAGGCCCCCGATGCGTGGGCTGGGGAGGCACTACGAGCTGGATGTGGTCTGCCGCGGCGAGGCGGACCCGGCGACCGGGTACTTCCTTGACATCAAGGCGATCGACGAGGCCGCCCGCCGCGGGGCGATCCCCGAGATCGAGCGCGCCTGCCGCGACGCGCCGGCTCGCGAAGCGTCGGAAGTCGTGGTCGACGCGGCGCGAGGGCTGGCGAGGGAGCTCCCGGGGAAGTTCTGGTCGGTGCTCTGGCGGCTGTCGCCGTTCTATTCAGTCGAGATGAGGGCCGAGGACATGACGAGAGCGATCCTGCGACAGCGTTTCGAGTTCGCCGCGGCGCACCGGCTGCATTCGGCCTCGCTGAGCGAGGAAGAGAACCGTCGCGTGTTCGGGAAGTGCAACCACCCGAGCGGGCACGGGCACAACTACGTGGTCGAGCCGGCTGTCGCCGTCGACACGAGGGAGGCCGGGCGGCGCTTCCGCCTCGAAGACCTGGAGCGGATCACGGACGAGACGGTGATCGCGCGTTTCGACCACAAGCATCTGAACCTCGATACGGACGAGTTCGGGGAGGGCGGGCTGAACCCGTCGGTCGAGAACATCGCGCGTGTGTGTTTTGAGCTGCTCTCGGGCCCGATCGGGAGCGCCGGGGCGGAGCTTGTCGGGGTGACGGTCTGGGAGACCGAGAAGACGAGCGCGACCTACCCGGGGTGA
- a CDS encoding glutathione peroxidase: protein MPLIDGQQQDLAAFKGKVILIVNTASRCGLTGQYAGLQELYENKEAEGFVILGFPANNFQGQEPGSDEQIAEFCKTNFGVSFPMFSKISVKGDDATPLYRQLTSQPAPIGGDIRWNFDKFLVDREGNVVARFDPRTKPDDKNLLSTIDELLRRGG from the coding sequence ATGCCCCTCATCGACGGGCAGCAGCAGGACCTTGCCGCGTTCAAGGGCAAGGTGATCCTCATCGTGAACACCGCCAGCCGCTGCGGCCTCACGGGTCAGTACGCCGGGCTGCAGGAGCTCTACGAGAACAAAGAGGCCGAGGGGTTCGTCATCCTCGGGTTCCCGGCCAACAACTTCCAGGGGCAAGAGCCCGGCTCCGACGAGCAGATCGCAGAGTTCTGCAAGACGAACTTCGGCGTGTCGTTCCCCATGTTCTCCAAGATCAGCGTCAAGGGCGACGACGCGACGCCGCTCTACCGGCAGCTCACCTCGCAGCCGGCGCCCATCGGCGGCGACATCCGCTGGAACTTCGACAAGTTCCTGGTGGACCGCGAGGGCAACGTCGTGGCGCGCTTCGACCCGCGCACGAAACCCGACGACAAGAACCTTCTCTCCACGATCGACGAGCTGCTTCGCCGGGGCGGTTGA
- a CDS encoding heavy metal translocating P-type ATPase produces MPPTTENHIETPLLLPADPVERARRLEHFLRHARHTPGVHGVEVVGGDENPRLRIDLDSQSVSFDAITRWAEHAGIGLRERWGSVVLAVEGMASKQSEQAIEGALAAIPGVRASASFPSRTVRIEFDRARCQLADVALRLSDLGFRVSPVTEREAKRRAARARVSAIPTRIRRWASGLRDSPELAGAIAGALLLLTGFLLRRAFDAPDWAWLPLVIAAYPLAGWHTARDTLLTLIRFRFNIDVLMFVAAIGAGAIGHWEEGALLLVLFSFGHAGESLAMDKARRAIEALHELAPDSAMKRTPDGSLVEVAAETLEVGDTIVVRPGDRVGADGEVLSGYTSIDQSAITGESTPVEKSAGSHVFAGTINGDGAIDVRVTRSHHETTLAKAIRLVEEAQTRKGQTELFTAKVERFYVPFVLGATALLFFVPLLVEGFTAEVFKTWFYRSMAFLTAASPCALAIGTPAATLSALARAARLGVLIKGGAHLETLAKIDTVAFDKTGTLTEGRPRMVGVVALGGATEDDALFVAASLEAGSAHPLARAILEAATARGWTGALAEDSSMVQGKGLRGTLRDAQGGPVVVEVGSRKLYDASSIPTAAHEAIDRFEREHGATAVLVRRGEEWLGVIALADPPRPDAASSVAALRSLGVKRQMMLTGDNEGAARAIGASVGLDEVRASLMPEDKLTIVGAMVEEGRVVAMVGDGVNDAPALAAASLGVAMGAAGSDAALETADVALLHDRLERFPQAVALAKFARRIVFQNLLIAMGVIVLLAPLAATGYASIGWAVLFHEGSTVVVVLNALRLLAWRRRGGSAQ; encoded by the coding sequence ATGCCCCCAACGACCGAGAACCACATCGAGACCCCCCTGCTGCTGCCGGCCGATCCGGTGGAGCGGGCGCGCCGTCTCGAGCACTTCCTGCGTCACGCGCGCCACACGCCGGGCGTTCATGGCGTGGAGGTGGTGGGCGGCGACGAGAACCCTCGCCTGCGGATCGATCTGGACTCCCAGTCGGTGTCGTTCGACGCGATCACGCGCTGGGCGGAGCACGCGGGCATCGGGCTTCGCGAGCGCTGGGGCAGCGTGGTGCTCGCGGTCGAGGGGATGGCGTCGAAGCAGAGCGAGCAGGCGATCGAGGGCGCGCTGGCGGCGATCCCGGGGGTGCGCGCCTCGGCGTCGTTCCCGTCGCGCACGGTGCGCATCGAGTTTGACCGCGCCAGGTGCCAGCTGGCGGACGTGGCGCTGCGTCTGAGCGACCTCGGGTTCCGCGTGTCTCCGGTGACGGAGCGTGAGGCCAAGCGTCGCGCGGCTCGCGCGCGCGTCTCGGCGATCCCAACCCGGATCCGTCGCTGGGCGAGCGGGCTTCGCGACTCGCCCGAGCTGGCCGGGGCGATCGCCGGCGCGCTGCTGCTGCTTACGGGGTTTCTGCTTCGCAGGGCGTTCGACGCGCCGGACTGGGCGTGGCTGCCCCTGGTCATCGCGGCGTACCCCCTGGCCGGATGGCACACGGCGCGCGACACGCTGCTGACGCTGATCCGGTTTCGGTTCAACATCGATGTGCTGATGTTCGTGGCGGCGATCGGCGCCGGCGCGATCGGTCACTGGGAAGAGGGCGCCCTGCTGCTGGTGCTGTTCTCGTTCGGGCACGCGGGCGAGTCGCTGGCGATGGACAAGGCGCGCCGGGCGATCGAGGCGCTGCACGAGCTCGCCCCGGACTCGGCGATGAAGCGGACGCCCGACGGCTCGCTCGTCGAGGTCGCGGCCGAGACGCTCGAGGTCGGGGACACGATCGTCGTGCGCCCGGGCGACCGCGTGGGCGCCGACGGCGAGGTGCTCTCGGGCTATACCTCGATCGACCAGTCGGCGATCACCGGGGAATCGACGCCGGTGGAGAAGTCGGCGGGCTCGCACGTGTTCGCGGGCACGATCAACGGCGACGGCGCGATCGATGTGCGCGTCACGCGCTCGCACCACGAGACGACACTGGCGAAAGCGATCCGGCTCGTCGAAGAGGCGCAGACGCGTAAGGGCCAGACCGAACTGTTCACCGCCAAGGTCGAGCGGTTCTATGTCCCCTTCGTGCTCGGCGCGACCGCGCTGCTGTTTTTCGTGCCACTGCTCGTCGAGGGATTCACGGCCGAGGTGTTCAAGACCTGGTTCTATCGGTCGATGGCGTTCCTGACGGCGGCGTCGCCCTGCGCGCTCGCGATCGGGACGCCGGCGGCGACGCTGTCGGCGCTGGCGCGCGCGGCGCGTCTGGGTGTGCTCATCAAGGGCGGCGCGCACCTCGAGACGCTGGCGAAAATCGACACGGTGGCGTTCGACAAGACGGGCACGCTGACGGAGGGCAGGCCGCGCATGGTGGGCGTGGTCGCGCTCGGGGGCGCGACCGAGGACGACGCGCTGTTCGTGGCCGCGTCGCTCGAGGCGGGCAGCGCGCACCCGCTGGCGCGAGCGATTCTGGAGGCCGCGACGGCGCGGGGCTGGACGGGCGCCCTCGCCGAGGATTCCTCGATGGTGCAGGGCAAGGGGCTGCGAGGGACCCTGCGCGACGCGCAGGGCGGGCCGGTGGTCGTCGAGGTCGGCTCGCGCAAGCTCTACGACGCGTCGTCGATCCCCACGGCAGCGCACGAGGCGATCGATCGTTTCGAGCGCGAGCACGGCGCGACGGCGGTGCTCGTGCGCCGGGGTGAGGAATGGCTGGGCGTGATCGCGCTGGCGGACCCGCCTCGCCCGGATGCGGCGTCGAGCGTCGCGGCGCTGCGCTCGCTGGGCGTCAAACGGCAGATGATGCTCACCGGCGACAACGAAGGCGCCGCCAGGGCGATCGGCGCGAGCGTGGGTCTGGACGAGGTGCGTGCGTCGCTGATGCCCGAAGACAAACTCACGATCGTCGGGGCGATGGTCGAGGAGGGCCGCGTCGTCGCGATGGTGGGCGACGGCGTGAACGACGCGCCCGCGCTTGCGGCCGCGAGTCTGGGCGTCGCGATGGGGGCGGCCGGATCGGACGCGGCGCTGGAGACGGCGGATGTGGCGCTCCTCCACGACCGGCTCGAGCGGTTCCCTCAGGCGGTGGCGCTGGCGAAGTTCGCGCGCAGGATCGTCTTCCAGAACCTGCTCATCGCGATGGGCGTGATCGTGCTGCTGGCGCCCCTGGCGGCGACGGGGTACGCGAGCATCGGGTGGGCGGTGCTGTTCCACGAGGGCAGCACCGTGGTGGTCGTGCTGAACGCGCTGCGCCTGCTCGCGTGGAGGCGTCGCGGCGGTTCGGCGCAGTAA
- a CDS encoding metal ABC transporter permease: MISSFLDSWQTFAPTYLASIGLATLLGALGVPMMARDQVFLGAAAAQCATFGVALVMGLSAGLFGVSVGLLSSPAATTVAALLFATGATLLMSRREGWMRQTPESLTGLVFLAASALTALLLINSPFALRDAQQRMLSSATTAGWAEAGIAIVAALVVFGALLSRRDAIALLLLDPATAVASGLRVRAWNVAHATALGLAVGLSVGVAGLLFTLGALVLPAMIGRAACRTTTGMLVFAPLAGGVVAGIGSFVSHALDLPMGSTIVALLVIATPAALLVRSGRGFVVRE, from the coding sequence GTGATCTCCTCGTTTCTCGATTCCTGGCAGACCTTCGCGCCGACCTACCTCGCGTCGATCGGGCTCGCGACGCTGCTGGGCGCGCTGGGCGTGCCGATGATGGCGCGCGACCAGGTCTTTCTCGGCGCGGCGGCGGCGCAGTGCGCGACCTTTGGCGTCGCCCTCGTCATGGGGCTCAGCGCCGGGCTCTTCGGCGTTTCGGTGGGGCTGCTCAGTTCCCCGGCGGCGACGACGGTCGCGGCCCTGCTCTTCGCGACCGGCGCGACGCTGCTGATGAGCCGGCGCGAGGGGTGGATGCGCCAGACGCCCGAGTCGCTGACGGGGCTCGTGTTCCTCGCCGCGTCGGCATTGACGGCGTTGCTGCTGATCAATTCGCCCTTCGCGCTGCGCGACGCGCAGCAGCGCATGCTCTCGAGCGCCACGACCGCCGGCTGGGCCGAGGCGGGCATCGCGATCGTCGCGGCGCTCGTCGTCTTCGGGGCGCTGCTCTCGCGGCGAGACGCTATCGCGCTGCTGCTGCTCGACCCGGCGACGGCGGTCGCGAGCGGGCTGCGCGTGCGTGCGTGGAATGTCGCCCATGCGACGGCGCTGGGGCTGGCGGTCGGGCTGAGCGTGGGCGTCGCGGGGCTGTTGTTTACGCTCGGCGCGCTGGTGCTGCCGGCGATGATCGGTCGCGCCGCGTGCCGCACGACGACCGGGATGCTCGTGTTCGCGCCGCTCGCCGGGGGCGTCGTCGCGGGCATCGGGTCGTTCGTCTCGCACGCGCTGGACCTGCCGATGGGGTCGACGATCGTGGCCCTGCTGGTGATCGCGACGCCGGCGGCGCTGCTGGTGCGCTCGGGACGGGGTTTCGTGGTCCGGGAGTGA
- a CDS encoding metal ABC transporter ATP-binding protein — protein MSDAPTTRPEPAPDAGPPIVLFARALALSYGSTPVLKGVDLDIRRGEFWALLGPNGAGKTTLVNAMLGAHAPSGGVLRRHKEFGAASRIGFVPQAAGINRKLPTTVREFVGLGTVGLPDASTLRVKRVDHALDMLEMRPFARKDLWTLSSGQRQRALVARALVRDPYLLIMDEPTTGLDIRSERRLLQTIEQLREKHRITVVLVTHNLQIARSHATHAAIFERGRVRTGDASEMLSEATLRAAFDVDDTREGSDATRESEGAFA, from the coding sequence GTGAGCGACGCTCCGACGACGCGACCCGAGCCGGCGCCCGACGCCGGGCCCCCGATCGTGCTGTTCGCGCGTGCGCTGGCGCTGTCGTACGGATCGACGCCGGTGCTGAAGGGCGTGGACCTCGATATCCGCCGGGGCGAGTTCTGGGCGCTGCTGGGGCCCAACGGCGCCGGCAAGACGACGCTGGTGAACGCCATGCTGGGGGCGCACGCGCCTTCTGGGGGCGTGCTGCGTCGCCATAAGGAGTTCGGCGCCGCGAGCCGGATCGGGTTCGTGCCGCAGGCGGCGGGGATCAACCGCAAACTGCCGACGACGGTGCGCGAGTTCGTTGGGCTGGGCACGGTGGGGCTTCCCGACGCTTCGACGCTGCGCGTGAAGCGGGTGGACCACGCGCTGGACATGCTCGAGATGCGCCCGTTCGCGCGGAAGGACCTGTGGACGCTGTCGAGCGGCCAGCGCCAGCGCGCGCTGGTCGCGCGTGCGCTGGTTCGCGACCCGTATCTGCTGATCATGGACGAGCCGACGACCGGGCTGGACATCCGATCCGAGCGACGGTTGCTGCAGACCATCGAGCAACTGCGCGAGAAGCACCGGATCACCGTGGTGCTCGTGACGCACAACCTGCAGATCGCGAGGTCGCACGCGACGCACGCCGCGATCTTCGAGCGCGGGCGCGTGCGCACAGGAGACGCGTCGGAGATGCTCTCGGAAGCGACGCTGCGCGCGGCGTTCGATGTCGACGACACGCGCGAGGGCTCGGACGCGACGCGCGAATCGGAGGGGGCGTTCGCGTGA
- a CDS encoding zinc ABC transporter substrate-binding protein, with protein MRQTRLSARTALLALLLVAFGIGTRGCTPASPGGPEGEGLVVVATVGELTDLVRVIGGDAVEITTLVPVGEDRHTPQVRPSWAESLRRADLLVLVGRGNEAGWLPGVERAARNPGLARGRQGRLDISDSIPKEEPAPERPEPEPGAHVHALGNPHYLMDPENGRLAARAIRERLAAMRPAHADAFGARLAEFEEALDARSSRWERDGAALRGLLAFGDHDEQWDAFANRFGVTVVASVEPEPGVEPSVAHLQRLVERARAEGVRVVLTGVGLSSPGAASLAQRAGLPLVKLAQEPGEAPGVESYLDIFDFNLDAMRSALGERASPGERE; from the coding sequence ATGCGACAGACCCGACTCTCAGCCCGGACGGCCCTTCTCGCCCTGCTCCTTGTCGCGTTCGGGATCGGGACCCGGGGATGCACCCCGGCGTCGCCCGGGGGGCCCGAGGGCGAGGGGCTGGTGGTGGTCGCGACAGTGGGCGAGCTGACCGACCTGGTGCGGGTCATCGGGGGCGACGCGGTCGAGATCACGACGCTCGTGCCTGTCGGTGAGGACCGCCACACGCCGCAGGTCAGGCCGAGCTGGGCGGAATCGCTTCGACGGGCCGACCTGCTGGTGCTGGTTGGTCGTGGGAACGAGGCGGGCTGGCTGCCGGGCGTAGAACGGGCGGCGCGCAACCCGGGCCTGGCTCGGGGCAGGCAGGGGCGACTGGACATCAGCGACTCCATCCCGAAGGAAGAGCCGGCGCCGGAGCGGCCCGAACCCGAGCCGGGCGCGCACGTGCACGCGCTGGGCAATCCCCACTATCTGATGGACCCGGAGAACGGCCGCCTCGCGGCGCGCGCGATCCGCGAGCGTCTCGCGGCGATGCGCCCGGCGCACGCCGATGCGTTCGGGGCGCGCCTCGCCGAGTTCGAGGAAGCCCTCGACGCGCGATCGTCTCGCTGGGAGCGCGACGGCGCGGCGCTTCGCGGCCTGCTGGCGTTCGGCGATCACGACGAGCAGTGGGACGCGTTCGCGAACCGCTTCGGCGTGACGGTCGTCGCGTCGGTCGAGCCCGAGCCGGGGGTGGAGCCAAGCGTCGCGCACCTGCAGCGCCTGGTGGAGCGTGCGCGGGCCGAGGGTGTGCGCGTGGTGCTGACGGGCGTGGGGCTGTCGTCGCCCGGGGCCGCGTCGCTGGCGCAGCGCGCCGGGCTGCCGCTCGTGAAACTGGCGCAGGAGCCGGGTGAAGCGCCGGGCGTCGAGTCGTACCTGGACATCTTCGATTTCAATCTTGACGCGATGCGCTCGGCGCTGGGTGAGCGCGCGAGCCCCGGGGAGCGCGAGTGA
- a CDS encoding agmatine deiminase family protein, whose product MSYRVVVGAPRSRGILALLSLVAASGLAGAGAPSAIHAEGEALPRFMTKAERDFVRDNPIVAPRAVTPPSDYPGLRTVAEYEPMDAIIFSWQGSASWLSIIAQMSGRITTVGDANVVVYAASASAASSAQSQIAAQGADMSRVDIRIRSLNSIWMRDYGPRYVYEGDVRSIVDHTYNRPRPADNLLPSFHGQQFNHTVYEMPLVHGGGNYHLDANGVGYATRLINNENPGLTEPQIIGIWQDYQNLGTRLYQPFPTSVDATQHIDMWIQVIADNKVIISDWPLQSGSTQDLICDAAAVDFANRGFTVYRTPAVATGGTHYTFTNMVMCNDLVLLPSYTNTTVVNNNFNQQALATLQAALPDKTIVQIPCQAIVTAAGVMHCIVMHMPRHLGGDNPTALVRFPNGGEQLTPGDSVEIRWDTDDRQGVLNVDLLLSTDGGATFPTVIASALPDTGSYMWAVPNTGTTNALVRVRPRNLLNNTGHDDSDAVFAILGGCPGDTNGDNLVNFADLNAVLSEFGQTGAPGFSPSDLNNDGAVNFADLNAVLSAFGSDCN is encoded by the coding sequence ATGAGTTATCGGGTTGTTGTCGGCGCGCCCAGGTCCAGGGGCATCCTCGCGCTTCTTTCACTCGTCGCGGCGTCCGGGCTCGCCGGCGCAGGCGCGCCCTCCGCGATCCACGCCGAGGGCGAGGCCCTTCCTCGCTTCATGACCAAGGCCGAGCGCGACTTTGTCCGCGACAACCCCATCGTCGCCCCTCGCGCCGTCACGCCCCCGTCCGACTACCCCGGGCTGCGAACCGTCGCCGAGTACGAGCCGATGGACGCGATCATCTTCTCGTGGCAGGGCAGCGCGTCCTGGCTCTCGATCATCGCCCAGATGTCCGGCCGGATCACCACCGTCGGCGACGCGAACGTCGTCGTCTACGCCGCGAGCGCCAGCGCCGCGTCCTCCGCCCAGTCGCAGATCGCCGCCCAGGGCGCCGACATGAGCCGCGTCGATATCCGGATCCGCTCGCTCAACTCGATCTGGATGCGCGACTACGGCCCGCGCTACGTCTACGAGGGCGACGTCCGCTCGATCGTCGACCACACCTACAACCGCCCCCGTCCTGCAGACAACCTCCTGCCCTCGTTCCACGGGCAGCAGTTCAACCACACCGTCTACGAGATGCCCCTCGTCCACGGCGGCGGGAACTACCACCTCGACGCGAACGGCGTCGGCTACGCCACCCGCCTCATCAACAACGAAAACCCCGGCCTCACCGAGCCCCAGATCATCGGCATCTGGCAGGACTACCAGAACCTCGGCACGCGCCTCTATCAGCCCTTCCCCACGAGCGTCGACGCGACCCAGCACATCGACATGTGGATCCAGGTCATCGCCGACAACAAGGTCATCATCAGCGACTGGCCCCTCCAGAGCGGCAGCACGCAGGACCTCATCTGCGACGCCGCCGCCGTCGATTTCGCCAACCGGGGCTTCACCGTCTACCGCACGCCAGCCGTCGCCACCGGCGGCACGCACTACACCTTCACCAACATGGTGATGTGCAACGACCTGGTTCTGCTGCCCTCCTACACCAACACCACCGTCGTCAACAACAATTTCAACCAGCAGGCCCTCGCCACGCTCCAGGCCGCCCTGCCCGACAAGACCATCGTGCAGATCCCCTGCCAGGCGATCGTCACCGCCGCCGGCGTCATGCACTGCATCGTCATGCACATGCCCCGCCACCTCGGGGGCGACAACCCCACGGCCCTCGTCCGCTTCCCCAACGGCGGCGAGCAGCTCACCCCGGGCGACTCCGTCGAGATCCGCTGGGACACCGACGACCGCCAGGGCGTCCTCAACGTCGATCTGCTCCTCTCGACCGACGGAGGCGCCACCTTCCCGACCGTGATCGCCAGCGCGCTGCCCGACACCGGCTCTTACATGTGGGCCGTCCCCAACACCGGCACGACCAACGCGCTCGTGCGCGTCCGCCCGCGCAACCTGCTCAACAACACCGGCCACGACGACAGCGACGCGGTCTTCGCCATCCTCGGGGGCTGCCCCGGCGACACCAACGGCGACAACCTCGTCAACTTCGCCGACCTGAACGCCGTCCTGTCCGAGTTCGGCCAGACCGGCGCGCCCGGCTTCTCCCCGTCCGATCTCAACAACGACGGCGCCGTCAACTTCGCCGACCTCAACGCCGTGCTCAGCGCGTTCGGCTCCGACTGCAACTGA
- a CDS encoding oligopeptide:H+ symporter, protein MSERPPEGQGPFEPKSAPLPGDMQHIRPTMETLKGGPGAPIKERQPAGLFLLFVVEMWERFSYYGMRALLVLFMTSQVMKGEDGVLGEGLGWSRENAGVLVAWYTSMVYLTGIFGGYLADKLIGTHRSMLTGGTIIAIGHIVLSGMGFTEPGSPATVAIFITGLALIVIGTGFFKPCVSVMVGQLYRQGDSRRDAGFTIFYMGINVGALLGALACGYLGEKVGWHWGFGAAAVGMIAGMVVYVIWRPRLLSGIGLPPAKHERPPASKTLTRLALMIGATALLIGIAQMLSSPGKFVFGVKLPMFPDWAAPAYGITIVVGAILGIILFILSQKPGEKGPVAAIFIISTFVICFWLAFEQAATSLNLFALHRTDRVLPGMENQFPASWYQSVNSAFILIFAPVLAILWAWMGRRRIEPSTPVKMGLGLILLGLGFVVMVFVAQKTDGGRFLAEGANLIRKVGPYWLILVYFLHTIGELFLSPIGLSLVTKLAPVKWMSLLMGVWFLSPAIAQFIGGMTFSKIEKIEKGELFNPIIGGQADFYLIFVITSLGAGVIMLGISPVLKKLMHGRA, encoded by the coding sequence ATGAGCGAGCGTCCACCAGAGGGCCAGGGCCCCTTCGAACCCAAGTCCGCGCCCCTCCCGGGCGACATGCAGCACATCCGCCCGACGATGGAGACGCTCAAAGGCGGCCCCGGCGCCCCGATCAAGGAACGCCAGCCCGCCGGGCTCTTCCTTCTCTTCGTCGTCGAAATGTGGGAGCGATTCTCCTACTACGGCATGCGCGCACTCCTGGTCCTCTTCATGACCTCTCAGGTCATGAAGGGCGAAGACGGAGTGCTGGGCGAGGGCCTGGGCTGGTCGCGGGAGAACGCCGGCGTTCTCGTCGCGTGGTACACCTCGATGGTCTACCTCACAGGCATCTTCGGCGGGTACCTCGCTGACAAACTCATCGGGACGCACCGCTCGATGCTTACGGGCGGAACCATCATCGCGATAGGGCATATCGTGCTCTCGGGCATGGGGTTCACCGAGCCCGGCTCGCCCGCCACCGTCGCGATTTTCATCACCGGCTTGGCGCTCATCGTCATCGGCACGGGCTTCTTCAAGCCATGCGTCAGCGTGATGGTGGGGCAGCTGTACCGCCAGGGCGACAGCCGCCGCGACGCTGGATTCACGATCTTCTACATGGGCATCAATGTCGGCGCGCTCCTCGGAGCGCTCGCCTGCGGCTACCTGGGCGAGAAGGTGGGGTGGCACTGGGGATTCGGCGCCGCCGCCGTCGGCATGATCGCCGGCATGGTCGTGTATGTCATCTGGAGGCCGCGATTGCTCAGCGGCATCGGCCTGCCTCCGGCCAAACACGAGCGCCCGCCCGCGAGCAAGACCCTCACGCGCCTCGCCTTGATGATCGGCGCCACGGCGCTCCTCATCGGCATCGCGCAGATGCTGAGCAGCCCCGGCAAGTTCGTCTTCGGCGTGAAGCTCCCCATGTTCCCAGACTGGGCGGCGCCGGCCTACGGCATCACCATCGTCGTCGGCGCGATTCTCGGAATTATCCTCTTCATCCTGTCGCAGAAGCCCGGCGAGAAGGGCCCCGTCGCCGCAATCTTCATCATCTCGACCTTCGTCATCTGCTTCTGGCTCGCGTTCGAGCAGGCCGCGACCTCGCTCAACCTCTTCGCGCTCCACCGCACCGACCGCGTGCTGCCCGGGATGGAGAACCAGTTCCCGGCGTCCTGGTACCAGTCGGTCAACTCCGCCTTCATCCTCATCTTTGCGCCCGTTCTCGCCATCCTCTGGGCGTGGATGGGACGCCGTCGCATCGAACCAAGCACACCCGTCAAGATGGGCTTGGGCCTCATCCTCCTCGGGTTGGGCTTCGTCGTGATGGTCTTCGTCGCACAGAAGACCGACGGCGGTCGCTTCCTCGCCGAGGGCGCCAACCTCATCCGCAAGGTCGGGCCCTACTGGCTCATACTCGTCTACTTCCTGCACACCATCGGCGAACTGTTCCTCTCGCCCATCGGTCTCTCGCTCGTCACCAAACTGGCGCCGGTCAAGTGGATGTCCCTCCTGATGGGCGTGTGGTTCCTCTCGCCCGCAATCGCGCAGTTCATCGGAGGCATGACCTTCAGCAAGATCGAGAAGATCGAGAAAGGCGAGCTCTTCAACCCCATCATCGGGGGCCAGGCCGACTTCTACCTCATCTTCGTCATCACCTCCCTCGGCGCGGGCGTCATCATGCTCGGGATCAGCCCCGTGCTCAAGAAGCTCATGCACGGACGCGCCTGA